A genome region from Paenibacillus pabuli includes the following:
- a CDS encoding SMI1/KNR4 family protein — MYVVSHTLKPVSAEELGHFEQQHSVSLPASYRQWLEQYGEGTYSGWMNIQRPDQEVLKPFADYDFWMHTDDTPVSQHQLKECISIGSSVDGDFLAIHPDMEGLLWLPRHDEQITLWKHLELEFGDTLDRIYSEYYHQAAPVTTRYYEPWNEQRNHTFYHLQDNVDGTSIQQLSSLCQAQFKWDLVIENEYTCKLFMASIGGYLRFNYAYGREIALFYEGMQETRDTTDYDIEQFLLAHHCKIMN; from the coding sequence ATGTACGTGGTAAGTCATACGCTTAAACCAGTATCTGCGGAGGAGCTTGGACATTTTGAGCAGCAGCATTCTGTATCATTGCCTGCCTCCTATCGCCAGTGGCTCGAACAATATGGAGAAGGAACCTATTCGGGCTGGATGAATATTCAGCGTCCGGATCAGGAGGTATTGAAGCCTTTTGCGGATTATGATTTTTGGATGCATACCGATGATACGCCTGTCAGTCAACATCAATTGAAGGAGTGTATAAGCATTGGCAGCTCTGTGGATGGCGATTTCCTGGCCATTCATCCTGACATGGAAGGACTATTGTGGCTCCCACGCCACGATGAACAGATAACGTTATGGAAACATCTCGAGTTGGAATTCGGTGACACGCTCGATCGGATCTATAGCGAGTACTATCATCAAGCTGCTCCTGTCACGACAAGATATTATGAACCGTGGAATGAGCAGAGGAATCATACCTTTTACCATTTGCAAGATAACGTAGACGGGACTTCAATCCAACAATTGTCAAGCTTATGTCAAGCACAATTTAAGTGGGATCTTGTGATAGAAAATGAATACACATGCAAGCTGTTCATGGCTTCCATTGGTGGATACCTGCGTTTTAATTATGCGTACGGCAGGGAAATCGCCCTTTTCTATGAGGGAATGCAAGAGACGCGAGATACAACGGATTACGACATCGAACAATTTTTGCTCGCACATCACTGTAAAATCATGAATTGA
- a CDS encoding SMI1/KNR4 family protein — MKSDMHENMHELMNHLNKLLDVKVKDEEIRQLYEEYQEKEGASEDSLAAFETEFDVRLPEDFREFYKCKDGSGYAFHILYPGDAEREECTPFYMMSLEEIKETKQYFCERDEELSEYYSAEEISKLDPEIKPYLFHKAWIPFATMAGGSLYLMLDFDPSERGSYGQIIMYVHDPDFVYYITDTLTNLLEDSNRNLEIMDEVEY; from the coding sequence GTGAAATCCGATATGCACGAAAACATGCATGAGCTGATGAACCATTTGAATAAATTATTGGATGTAAAAGTGAAGGATGAAGAGATTAGACAGCTATACGAGGAGTATCAGGAGAAGGAAGGAGCTTCCGAAGACAGCTTGGCTGCTTTTGAAACCGAGTTTGATGTCCGGCTGCCCGAAGATTTTCGCGAATTCTACAAGTGTAAAGATGGAAGCGGTTATGCATTTCATATTCTGTACCCTGGTGATGCTGAGAGAGAGGAATGCACTCCGTTTTACATGATGTCACTGGAAGAGATTAAGGAAACCAAGCAATATTTCTGTGAGCGTGATGAGGAGTTAAGTGAGTATTATTCTGCAGAAGAGATCAGTAAACTGGACCCGGAGATCAAGCCCTATTTATTTCATAAAGCGTGGATTCCCTTTGCGACGATGGCTGGAGGTTCACTGTACTTAATGCTAGACTTTGATCCGTCAGAACGGGGAAGCTATGGCCAGATTATCATGTATGTACATGATCCCGATTTTGTCTATTATATAACAGACACGTTAACCAACCTGCTAGAAGACTCCAATCGCAATCTGGAGATCATGGATGAGGTTGAGTACTAA